In the Paenibacillus pabuli genome, one interval contains:
- a CDS encoding MarR family winged helix-turn-helix transcriptional regulator, whose product MTDTVDCDIRQSLDRVSSQMRRDYSESLRELNLYVGQDNLLSRLWLGDGVTQMQLCEHLKCEPPTVTNMVKSLEHNGFIYRKRDEHDARVMRIFLTDKGRELEKPVESKWREQQEKLLQSISPEDRLLLRRLLKQMESNLV is encoded by the coding sequence ATGACAGATACAGTGGACTGTGATATTCGTCAGTCGTTAGATAGAGTTTCTTCCCAAATGCGTCGAGATTATAGCGAATCACTGAGGGAACTTAACCTTTATGTAGGTCAAGATAATTTGCTTTCTCGTTTGTGGTTAGGCGATGGAGTAACACAAATGCAATTATGTGAACATTTAAAATGCGAACCGCCTACGGTAACAAACATGGTTAAGTCACTAGAGCATAATGGGTTTATATACCGTAAACGTGATGAACATGATGCAAGGGTTATGCGGATTTTTCTAACAGACAAAGGCAGAGAATTAGAGAAACCGGTTGAATCCAAATGGAGAGAGCAGCAAGAAAAATTACTGCAGTCAATTTCACCGGAAGATCGCTTATTATTAAGGCGGCTTTTGAAGCAAATGGAGAGTAACTTAGTCTAA
- a CDS encoding NtaA/DmoA family FMN-dependent monooxygenase (This protein belongs to a clade of FMN-dependent monooxygenases, within a broader family of flavin-dependent oxidoreductases, the luciferase-like monooxygenase (LMM) family, some of whose members use coenzyme F420 rather than FMN.), with the protein MNKGKEMQLALQMVSGYGGEFSAWRMPGTDPAAYTNTDAYVERAKLAEKGKFHMIFIADTPVLDVNLGPQTPGFPMDPLLALMAVARETKHIGLVATLSSTFNYPYNIARQFKALDVISHGRVGWNAVTTSNPAAAANFGAQVASRKERYNMAHESIQIVQALWGSWEQDAWTLDVEDGQFADMDKIKPINLKGEYYASRGPLPIPPSEQGQPVIFQAGGGNEGLELAGRYASGVYANPYDIESAREHRQALRESAVRFGRNPDDIKMYAGFMFSIGSTEEEALERRRQLMSFNPQEIPSRVSYLGSMVGLPLSVNSIDIDQPLPEDLLKKAYANPMDPRSQIALQRLRQGLSIRDVLAHGVINYHPVVAGTPVQVADFLEEWFLAGACDGFSVVPDIAYDGVADFVNLVVPILQERGLFHREYEGKTLRENMGVPFQYGRLEY; encoded by the coding sequence ATGAATAAAGGAAAAGAAATGCAACTAGCGCTACAAATGGTTTCGGGATACGGAGGTGAATTCAGTGCTTGGAGAATGCCCGGCACTGATCCAGCAGCTTACACGAATACGGATGCTTATGTGGAACGAGCTAAATTAGCCGAAAAAGGAAAATTCCATATGATCTTCATCGCGGATACTCCTGTATTAGACGTTAATTTAGGCCCTCAAACCCCTGGTTTCCCTATGGATCCTTTGTTAGCACTGATGGCTGTAGCCAGGGAAACGAAACATATTGGGCTTGTTGCTACGCTCTCATCTACATTTAATTATCCATATAATATAGCACGTCAATTCAAAGCACTGGATGTTATAAGTCATGGACGTGTAGGATGGAATGCGGTCACCACATCTAATCCAGCAGCTGCAGCGAATTTTGGTGCTCAGGTTGCCAGTCGGAAAGAACGATATAACATGGCTCATGAATCTATCCAAATTGTCCAAGCATTGTGGGGAAGTTGGGAACAAGACGCGTGGACGTTAGATGTAGAAGACGGACAATTTGCTGACATGGACAAAATTAAACCTATAAATCTTAAAGGGGAGTATTATGCATCGCGTGGTCCTTTGCCAATCCCCCCTTCTGAACAAGGTCAGCCCGTTATTTTTCAAGCAGGTGGAGGGAATGAAGGATTGGAATTGGCGGGGAGGTACGCGTCTGGTGTGTATGCAAATCCTTATGATATAGAATCTGCTCGAGAACACAGGCAAGCGCTTCGAGAAAGTGCTGTACGTTTTGGCCGTAATCCTGATGACATTAAGATGTATGCAGGTTTTATGTTTTCCATAGGTTCAACCGAAGAAGAAGCTTTAGAACGGCGAAGACAGCTTATGAGTTTTAATCCTCAGGAGATTCCGAGCAGGGTAAGCTACCTTGGTTCCATGGTTGGTTTACCACTTTCGGTGAATTCGATAGATATTGATCAACCTTTACCGGAAGACTTGTTGAAAAAAGCCTATGCCAATCCAATGGATCCACGTTCTCAGATCGCTTTACAGCGGCTAAGACAAGGACTATCTATTCGAGATGTTCTTGCTCATGGGGTTATCAACTATCACCCGGTAGTTGCAGGTACCCCCGTACAAGTTGCTGACTTCTTAGAAGAATGGTTTTTGGCAGGCGCATGTGACGGCTTCTCGGTTGTTCCGGATATAGCCTATGATGGAGTTGCTGATTTTGTGAACCTGGTTGTCCCAATTTTGCAAGAACGTGGTTTGTTCCACAGAGAATACGAAGGAAAAACACTGCGTGAAAATATGGGAGTTCCTTTTCAATACGGAAGATTGGAATACTAA
- the nfsA gene encoding oxygen-insensitive NADPH nitroreductase, with protein MNSTVELLHNHTSIRSYTNQPLEEEQVGAIFKAANQTSSFSLLQAVSIIRIKDPDLRKKVMQLSGYQPYIEEAAEFWIFCADFNRNHQIAPNVDLDYIEFLLIGSFDAGLMAQNALTAAESMGLGGVYIGGVRLNIAELTEVLNLPEYVIPLVGLCIGQPNGKKPGLKPRLPQSMVMFNNQYQPLDEEKLAAYDQQMREYYQDRPVSAPFTVKRVKGWKDHIEDHLERSKQPFMLEYLNKQGFAKK; from the coding sequence ATGAATAGTACCGTTGAATTGCTTCATAATCATACATCCATTCGTTCTTATACGAATCAACCACTGGAAGAGGAACAAGTGGGGGCAATCTTTAAGGCAGCTAATCAAACTTCGTCATTTAGCCTTCTACAGGCCGTTTCTATCATTAGAATTAAAGATCCAGATCTTCGAAAAAAAGTGATGCAGCTATCTGGCTATCAGCCTTATATTGAAGAAGCAGCAGAGTTTTGGATTTTTTGTGCAGATTTTAACCGGAATCATCAAATTGCCCCAAATGTTGACCTTGACTACATTGAATTTCTTTTAATCGGTTCATTCGATGCTGGGCTAATGGCTCAAAATGCGTTAACTGCAGCTGAATCAATGGGACTCGGTGGTGTATATATCGGTGGAGTAAGACTTAATATAGCAGAATTAACGGAGGTATTAAATTTACCAGAGTATGTAATTCCTTTAGTGGGACTATGTATAGGCCAGCCTAATGGAAAGAAACCTGGACTAAAACCACGTTTGCCTCAATCGATGGTCATGTTTAATAATCAGTACCAGCCACTCGATGAAGAAAAATTAGCAGCTTATGATCAACAAATGCGTGAGTATTATCAAGATCGTCCTGTCAGCGCGCCTTTCACAGTGAAGAGAGTAAAGGGATGGAAAGATCATATCGAAGATCATCTTGAAAGAAGTAAACAACCCTTCATGCTTGAGTATTTAAATAAACAAGGCTTTGCAAAAAAATAA
- a CDS encoding MsnO8 family LLM class oxidoreductase, whose protein sequence is MNYSILDYVHIFKGENPQQALVNTKETLELADSLDYKRYWFTEHHNATTIFSMAPDLLMMLAGTLTKNMNIGAGGIMLPNYSPYKVAENFAILEAAFPNRVDLGMGRASGTDLLAKIALQMTREKMIEVNTADQIQEIIYHLTKSFPVGHPLQELKIPGAPYKPNMFMLGSSDGGLSLAAKFGLKFAFAGQLNPRQDVQLLKQYKHRFEAQGHEEKPYSILSKFIFVADTEEEAKLAALPAEISWMRMYKGSKTEELQLISVEEAANYEFTPLELAIREQNKGRFIIGNPEQVKTQIQELERRALIDEIMVADFYADQRTRLKGYTLFAELMKA, encoded by the coding sequence ATGAACTATTCAATACTTGATTATGTGCATATTTTTAAGGGAGAAAACCCGCAACAAGCCCTAGTAAATACAAAAGAAACATTGGAATTAGCTGATTCTTTAGACTATAAGCGCTACTGGTTTACAGAGCATCACAACGCAACGACAATTTTTAGTATGGCACCAGATTTATTAATGATGCTCGCAGGTACATTAACGAAAAATATGAACATCGGGGCAGGAGGCATTATGTTGCCTAATTATAGCCCTTATAAAGTGGCGGAAAACTTTGCAATATTAGAAGCAGCGTTTCCGAATCGTGTGGATTTAGGCATGGGACGTGCATCTGGTACAGACCTTTTAGCAAAAATTGCACTCCAGATGACGAGGGAGAAAATGATTGAGGTAAATACAGCTGATCAGATTCAAGAGATCATCTATCATTTAACGAAATCCTTCCCAGTAGGACATCCATTACAAGAGCTAAAAATTCCTGGTGCACCGTATAAGCCAAATATGTTTATGCTAGGCTCATCCGATGGTGGCTTAAGCTTAGCGGCAAAATTTGGTTTAAAATTCGCTTTTGCAGGTCAATTAAACCCTCGTCAAGACGTTCAATTATTAAAGCAATATAAACATCGCTTTGAAGCGCAAGGTCATGAAGAAAAGCCATATAGCATTTTATCGAAATTTATTTTCGTGGCGGACACTGAGGAAGAGGCAAAGCTAGCGGCATTACCCGCTGAAATTAGCTGGATGAGAATGTATAAGGGTTCAAAAACAGAAGAACTGCAATTAATATCGGTGGAAGAAGCTGCTAACTATGAATTTACTCCACTTGAACTAGCCATCCGTGAACAAAATAAAGGGCGTTTTATTATTGGGAATCCCGAGCAAGTTAAAACACAAATTCAAGAACTTGAACGTAGAGCACTCATCGACGAGATTATGGTCGCGGATTTTTATGCAGATCAGCGTACGCGATTAAAAGGATATACATTATTCGCTGAATTGATGAAAGCATAA
- a CDS encoding NtaA/DmoA family FMN-dependent monooxygenase (This protein belongs to a clade of FMN-dependent monooxygenases, within a broader family of flavin-dependent oxidoreductases, the luciferase-like monooxygenase (LMM) family, some of whose members use coenzyme F420 rather than FMN.) has translation MNNRNMKNKNMILGVTLGNNFGMHPATWRMPHVDPRSYTNIDATVEQARTAERGGLQFVFLPDRLFMNGDLSTAPSMFNMDPIITLSAVAQATERIGLMGTASTSFTEPYLLARQLKVLDVISRGRAGWNAVPSYEPDAFANFGKVLPPRENKYERLHETMQVVQALWGSWGYEAGQPDQAGMYADPAHIRPVNLQGKHVGARGPLPVPPSEQGQPVIMMPASSGYGLQAAGMYANVVIGMPSSIEEGRAIRHTVRQAAAQAGRDPEEIKFVAFVGYTVGDTERQALNARRALDDRIDVHGQLSRLSAYLGLHEELTLPDEPLTAAQLASVRAYPNDARSVRAVELAKAGWSPRDILAHGVFDPNPYVAGTAEQVADHLQEWFEAGAADGFVTNFDDFHTGIGDFVDHVVPILRERGLFHDGYEGKTLRDHLGLPTQYGLDTRIATGSTGGTR, from the coding sequence ATGAATAATAGAAATATGAAAAACAAGAACATGATCCTGGGCGTGACCCTGGGGAACAACTTTGGTATGCACCCCGCCACATGGCGGATGCCGCACGTGGACCCTCGGTCCTACACGAACATCGATGCCACGGTGGAGCAGGCACGGACAGCGGAACGAGGGGGACTGCAGTTTGTCTTTCTGCCTGACCGTCTCTTCATGAATGGAGACCTGTCCACAGCACCTTCCATGTTCAACATGGACCCGATCATTACACTCTCGGCGGTGGCACAGGCGACCGAACGAATTGGACTGATGGGCACGGCGTCCACCTCTTTTACCGAGCCATACCTGCTGGCCCGTCAGCTCAAGGTCCTCGACGTCATCAGCCGCGGCCGGGCCGGATGGAACGCCGTGCCGAGCTACGAACCCGACGCCTTCGCGAACTTCGGCAAGGTACTACCGCCCAGGGAGAACAAATACGAACGTCTCCACGAAACGATGCAGGTCGTCCAGGCGCTCTGGGGAAGCTGGGGGTATGAGGCGGGCCAGCCCGACCAAGCCGGCATGTATGCCGACCCGGCCCACATCCGCCCGGTCAACCTGCAAGGCAAGCACGTCGGAGCACGCGGACCCCTTCCTGTCCCGCCATCCGAGCAGGGCCAACCGGTCATCATGATGCCCGCCAGCAGCGGATACGGCTTGCAAGCAGCCGGCATGTACGCCAACGTCGTCATCGGAATGCCATCCAGCATCGAGGAAGGCCGAGCCATACGTCACACTGTGCGACAGGCCGCAGCACAGGCCGGACGGGACCCCGAGGAAATCAAGTTCGTCGCATTCGTCGGTTACACCGTCGGCGACACTGAACGCCAAGCCCTGAACGCACGTCGCGCGCTAGATGACCGGATAGATGTCCATGGGCAGCTGTCACGCCTGAGCGCCTATCTCGGTCTGCACGAGGAACTCACACTGCCCGACGAGCCCCTTACCGCGGCGCAGCTCGCTTCCGTCCGCGCGTATCCAAACGACGCACGGTCTGTTCGCGCAGTCGAGCTGGCCAAAGCAGGATGGTCGCCACGTGACATACTCGCCCATGGTGTGTTCGATCCCAATCCCTACGTGGCCGGCACCGCCGAGCAAGTTGCCGACCATCTCCAGGAATGGTTTGAAGCCGGGGCAGCGGACGGATTCGTGACGAACTTCGACGATTTCCACACCGGGATCGGTGACTTCGTCGATCACGTCGTCCCGATCCTGCGCGAACGCGGCCTCTTCCACGACGGCTACGAGGGAAAGACCCTCCGTGATCACCTCGGACTGCCAACGCAGTACGGACTCGACACCCGCATCGCAACCGGATCGACAGGAGGAACCCGTTGA
- a CDS encoding carboxylesterase/lipase family protein gives MKPDHTLNGRTEHMNNTATAARAIRSWLGIPYASAERFRRPILLPFNPDLPYDQKGPAPLQPGDNSWLEADNGLSEDCLNLNVWAPEDAGDEPLPVIVYIYGGGFEHGANTQTTSNASGLAATGRAIGVSLNYRLGPFGWLSLSQYGGPFADATNLGLQDIITALRWVQENIARFGGDPQNVTVTGHSAGAYSTMALLAAPIADGLYQRLAAFSGGASRIVPAWWAEELANTFLTELGIADDPEQLHTMDGKLLAETLIKVSPRDIGDRHGIDNTTIGIVNDHSQTGAILADTPLRVLESGRHRDIDILFSTATNEADWWVINATEKFDPGSIDNLVDELVTKSRIPRSRARRIVAAYDVNGRTPVEVRGALLTDYFFTLPAARAALAHAAAGGNAHLLAVGPVEGALAVHGTEMYGIVGQQRPRHSDEQAIRDTFVRDTLLDFAAGNHDRLWNSVTTEPITHGIGNPSFDPTAHAAEVLRTFAGIERT, from the coding sequence ATGAAACCTGACCACACCCTCAACGGAAGAACCGAACACATGAACAACACCGCTACGGCTGCCCGAGCGATCCGCTCCTGGCTGGGCATTCCCTACGCCAGCGCAGAACGCTTCCGCCGCCCCATTTTGCTACCGTTCAACCCAGATCTGCCATACGACCAGAAGGGACCTGCACCGCTGCAACCCGGCGACAATAGCTGGTTAGAGGCCGACAACGGATTAAGCGAGGACTGCCTGAACCTCAACGTTTGGGCACCGGAAGACGCTGGGGACGAACCGCTTCCCGTGATCGTCTACATCTACGGCGGCGGCTTCGAACACGGCGCGAACACCCAGACCACCTCGAACGCCTCAGGTCTCGCCGCGACCGGCCGCGCTATCGGGGTGTCCCTGAACTACCGGCTCGGCCCGTTCGGCTGGCTCTCGCTCTCTCAGTACGGGGGCCCGTTCGCGGACGCCACCAACCTCGGCCTGCAGGACATCATCACCGCGCTCAGATGGGTGCAGGAGAACATCGCCCGCTTCGGTGGCGATCCTCAGAACGTTACCGTCACCGGTCATAGCGCCGGCGCGTACTCCACGATGGCCCTCCTCGCAGCTCCGATTGCAGACGGCCTCTACCAGCGCCTCGCTGCTTTCTCCGGCGGCGCATCCCGGATCGTTCCCGCCTGGTGGGCCGAAGAACTAGCGAACACGTTTCTCACCGAACTCGGCATCGCAGACGATCCCGAACAACTGCACACCATGGATGGGAAGCTCCTCGCCGAGACGCTCATCAAGGTTAGCCCACGCGACATCGGCGACCGACACGGTATCGACAACACGACTATAGGCATCGTGAACGACCACTCTCAGACCGGGGCCATTCTTGCCGACACGCCGCTGCGTGTCCTCGAATCCGGGCGTCACCGCGACATCGACATTCTCTTTAGCACGGCGACGAACGAGGCAGACTGGTGGGTCATCAACGCGACCGAGAAGTTTGACCCGGGCAGCATCGACAACCTTGTTGACGAGCTGGTAACGAAGTCGAGGATCCCCCGAAGCCGTGCACGGCGTATCGTCGCCGCCTACGACGTCAACGGACGCACTCCGGTCGAGGTCCGCGGGGCGCTCCTTACCGACTACTTCTTTACCCTACCCGCCGCCCGTGCGGCACTCGCCCACGCCGCTGCAGGCGGCAACGCCCACTTGCTCGCCGTTGGCCCTGTCGAGGGTGCTCTAGCCGTACACGGCACGGAGATGTACGGCATCGTCGGCCAGCAACGCCCCCGACATAGCGACGAACAAGCCATCCGGGACACCTTCGTCCGCGACACCCTCCTCGACTTCGCCGCAGGCAACCACGACCGGCTTTGGAACTCCGTGACCACGGAACCTATCACACATGGGATTGGCAACCCATCATTCGACCCTACCGCGCATGCAGCCGAAGTCCTGCGCACCTTCGCGGGCATTGAACGGACCTGA
- a CDS encoding 3'-5' exonuclease, whose product MNFTAIDFETANLNRSSACSLGLVQVRDGIVTGEYEWLIDPQQPFNRMNIAIHGITPSMVDKQPIFKELWTTIEPLVSGEIIIAHNAVFDISVLRYCLDAAEKSYPGIQYLCSYRIGKKLLKELSSHKLNIISNHFGISLNHHNALDDARACAQIMLNFMEQQQECDPLHFAKSLGFQAGSMYSDGYTPFRKRKSIKNK is encoded by the coding sequence TTGAATTTTACAGCTATTGATTTTGAAACTGCAAACTTAAACCGATCGAGTGCGTGCTCTCTGGGTTTAGTTCAAGTTAGAGATGGGATTGTAACTGGTGAATATGAATGGTTAATTGATCCACAACAGCCGTTTAATCGAATGAATATTGCCATCCATGGTATTACACCTTCCATGGTTGACAAGCAACCTATATTTAAAGAACTTTGGACAACCATTGAACCATTAGTATCTGGAGAAATTATTATTGCACATAATGCTGTTTTTGATATAAGCGTACTAAGGTATTGTTTAGATGCCGCTGAAAAAAGCTATCCAGGGATACAATATTTATGTTCGTACAGAATTGGGAAAAAGCTGCTAAAAGAGCTTTCCTCCCATAAATTAAATATTATCTCGAATCATTTCGGAATTAGCCTAAATCACCATAACGCACTCGATGATGCCCGGGCATGCGCCCAAATTATGTTAAATTTTATGGAACAGCAACAGGAATGTGATCCGCTTCATTTTGCGAAATCCCTGGGATTTCAGGCGGGATCAATGTATTCAGATGGGTATACGCCTTTCAGGAAACGTAAATCAATCAAAAACAAGTAA
- a CDS encoding SPL family radical SAM protein yields the protein MQVNSITAKKILTEMKGDSSVGFTHSLNPYSGCAFGCRYCYVREMPIQRYSDTPWGEWVSIKTNAADNYRNEIVNLRERNKPINLFLSTATDPYQPLERKTELTRSIIEEMIKHPPNFLQIQTRSPLVVRDLDLLLELNQKCEVLVSMTIETDREDMKQLFAPHAPGIKLRLKALKEVNNVGIATQASISPVLPFTPDFPKTLESFVDRIYIDTLNIGDGTRGKRSERLGMPFLFKENQLAEWYHMDIHLRVEKYFKKFFPEEMIFVSSDKVYPLKGKVFK from the coding sequence ATGCAGGTTAATAGTATAACAGCAAAAAAAATCTTAACTGAAATGAAAGGAGATTCCTCTGTCGGTTTCACACATTCATTAAATCCGTATAGTGGTTGTGCTTTTGGATGTAGGTATTGCTACGTTAGAGAAATGCCTATTCAAAGGTACAGTGATACTCCGTGGGGAGAGTGGGTAAGCATCAAAACAAATGCGGCCGATAATTATCGGAATGAGATAGTCAATCTCCGCGAAAGAAATAAACCCATTAATCTTTTTTTATCTACTGCAACAGATCCCTATCAACCACTGGAACGGAAGACGGAGCTAACTCGCTCTATTATAGAAGAAATGATCAAACACCCTCCAAATTTCCTTCAGATACAAACACGAAGTCCTCTTGTCGTAAGGGATCTGGATCTCTTACTTGAACTCAATCAAAAATGTGAGGTCCTTGTCTCCATGACTATAGAAACAGATCGGGAAGATATGAAACAATTGTTCGCTCCCCATGCTCCAGGCATTAAATTACGCTTGAAGGCATTAAAAGAAGTGAATAACGTAGGAATTGCTACCCAAGCTTCCATTTCGCCTGTTCTTCCATTCACACCCGATTTTCCTAAAACACTGGAGTCTTTCGTTGATCGGATCTATATCGACACACTTAACATTGGAGATGGGACAAGGGGAAAACGTTCTGAGCGCTTAGGAATGCCATTTTTGTTTAAAGAGAACCAGTTGGCCGAATGGTACCACATGGATATACATCTTAGAGTGGAAAAGTACTTTAAAAAGTTTTTTCCCGAAGAAATGATATTTGTTTCTTCCGATAAGGTGTATCCCTTAAAAGGAAAAGTATTTAAATAG
- a CDS encoding AraC family transcriptional regulator, whose amino-acid sequence MDSFKQENKIKPLIYKPVFSYPYDMEIFSVSSLKERTPEESMKITYRYEFYMLICVTEGTCTQWIDFEPIPCKEGTLIVVTPGQVHNFGNDENWDGWVILFREQFLLPTSLTLNELNLTFDIGRTPKGLTLNTTELQRANTLIEQMVQDSLIQVAKEDVHILLRFQLYAFVAWLNIIQKQKKIPSTYQVSQKFLKFQELVEKNYAKLNHVSDYAALLNCTEKTLTRVTVAAVGISAKAFISARISLEAKRLLMHTDYLISDIAEMLNFQETTHFSKFFKRETGFTPVEFRKQNL is encoded by the coding sequence TTGGATTCATTCAAACAGGAAAATAAAATAAAACCTCTTATATATAAACCAGTGTTTTCTTACCCATATGATATGGAGATTTTTAGTGTATCTTCTCTCAAAGAGCGGACCCCAGAGGAAAGTATGAAAATCACTTATCGTTATGAGTTTTATATGCTCATTTGTGTCACCGAAGGAACTTGTACTCAATGGATCGATTTTGAGCCCATCCCTTGTAAGGAAGGAACTTTGATAGTAGTAACACCTGGACAAGTCCATAATTTTGGAAACGATGAGAACTGGGATGGATGGGTTATTCTTTTCCGTGAACAATTCCTTCTTCCTACTTCACTTACGTTGAACGAACTCAATTTAACGTTTGATATTGGCAGAACCCCTAAGGGTTTAACGCTGAATACTACAGAGCTGCAGCGAGCAAACACTTTGATAGAGCAAATGGTTCAAGACTCCTTAATTCAAGTAGCTAAAGAAGATGTTCATATATTGTTACGGTTTCAGCTTTATGCATTTGTAGCTTGGCTTAACATCATTCAAAAACAAAAAAAAATCCCTTCTACTTATCAGGTCTCACAAAAGTTTTTAAAGTTTCAAGAATTAGTGGAGAAAAATTATGCCAAATTAAATCATGTTAGTGACTATGCTGCCCTTTTAAATTGCACAGAAAAAACGTTAACACGGGTTACAGTCGCAGCTGTTGGAATAAGTGCTAAAGCTTTCATATCAGCTCGAATTAGTCTCGAAGCTAAACGTTTGTTAATGCATACAGATTACTTGATTAGCGACATTGCAGAAATGCTTAACTTCCAAGAAACGACTCACTTTAGTAAATTTTTTAAACGGGAAACTGGTTTTACACCCGTAGAATTCCGAAAGCAGAACCTTTAA
- a CDS encoding replication-associated recombination protein A, producing the protein MIQGTLFDNEHDRPLANRVRPQSLEDFIGQKHLLGPGKVLQDMIKNDQVSSMIFWGPPGVGKTTLAKIIANQTKSKFIDFSAVTSGIKDIRNVMKEAEGNRQLGEKTLLFIDEIHRFNKAQQDAFLPYVEKGSIILIGATTENPSFEVNSALLSRSKVFVLQQLSSEDIVFLLKKAIVDPKGYGDQKISFEEGVLSAIAEYSNGDARVALNTLEMAVLNGEKQDEAILISKEGLLQIIHRKSLLYDKDGEEHYNIISALHKSMRNSDVNASIYWLSRMLESGEDPLFIARRLVRFASEDVGLADNRALEITVSVFQACQFIGMPECDVHLTQAVIYLTLAPKSNSAYLAYRYAKKDALHSMSEPVPLQLRNAPTKLMKELNYGKGYQYAHDTEEKLTTMQTMPDSLIGREYYHPTTQGSEFKIKQRMEEISAWHKQNNNQK; encoded by the coding sequence GTGATACAAGGAACATTATTTGATAATGAACATGATCGACCGTTGGCTAATCGTGTGCGTCCTCAATCGTTGGAAGACTTTATAGGACAAAAACATTTACTTGGCCCTGGAAAAGTTCTGCAAGATATGATTAAAAATGATCAAGTGTCTTCTATGATATTTTGGGGTCCTCCAGGTGTTGGGAAAACAACACTAGCTAAAATTATTGCCAATCAAACCAAGTCTAAGTTTATTGATTTTAGTGCTGTAACTAGCGGTATTAAAGATATCCGGAATGTAATGAAGGAAGCTGAGGGAAACAGGCAACTAGGGGAGAAAACCCTTCTATTCATCGATGAAATTCACCGCTTCAACAAGGCGCAGCAAGATGCTTTTCTTCCGTATGTGGAAAAAGGAAGCATTATTCTCATCGGTGCGACTACTGAAAACCCATCGTTTGAAGTTAACTCAGCCTTGTTATCTCGGAGCAAAGTATTTGTCCTTCAACAATTAAGCAGTGAAGATATTGTTTTTTTATTAAAAAAAGCGATTGTGGATCCTAAAGGATACGGAGATCAGAAGATCAGTTTTGAAGAGGGAGTACTTTCTGCTATCGCAGAATATTCAAATGGTGATGCCAGAGTGGCATTAAACACCTTAGAAATGGCTGTGCTAAATGGAGAGAAACAAGATGAAGCTATTCTAATTAGCAAAGAAGGGCTGCTTCAAATTATTCATCGAAAATCACTATTGTATGACAAAGATGGAGAAGAACACTACAATATCATTTCTGCATTGCATAAATCCATGCGAAATAGTGATGTCAATGCATCTATTTATTGGTTGTCACGAATGTTGGAATCCGGTGAAGATCCTTTATTTATCGCTCGTAGGCTGGTTAGGTTTGCAAGTGAGGACGTAGGTTTAGCAGACAATAGGGCGTTGGAAATCACTGTTTCGGTGTTTCAAGCATGTCAATTTATAGGAATGCCAGAGTGTGATGTTCATCTAACACAAGCCGTTATTTATCTGACTCTGGCTCCCAAATCGAATTCGGCTTACTTGGCTTATCGCTATGCAAAAAAAGACGCCTTACACTCCATGAGTGAACCTGTTCCTTTGCAACTTCGGAACGCTCCAACGAAGCTTATGAAAGAACTAAACTACGGTAAAGGGTATCAGTACGCCCATGACACAGAAGAAAAGCTAACAACCATGCAGACTATGCCAGATTCCCTGATCGGACGCGAATATTATCATCCGACAACACAAGGGTCTGAATTTAAAATCAAACAAAGGATGGAAGAAATTTCAGCATGGCACAAGCAGAACAACAATCAAAAATAA